The Chrysemys picta bellii isolate R12L10 chromosome 12, ASM1138683v2, whole genome shotgun sequence genome has a segment encoding these proteins:
- the LOC135974598 gene encoding olfactory receptor 14A16-like has product MYLAALMGNLLIFMAIAFDHHLHTPMYFFLMNLSILDVGSISVTVPKSMANSLMNTRSISYAGCFAQVFFLTFFVTADFSLLIVMAYDRYVAICQPLHYDTMMNSRACVQMAAGAWISGILHSVLHTGNTFALTFCGGNMVDQFFCEIPQLLKLTCSDSYLREVRVLAFTVFLVLGCFVFMIVSYVKLFKSVLRIPSEQGRHKAFSTCLPHLTVVSLFVCTVAFAYLKPT; this is encoded by the coding sequence ATGTACTTGGCAGCCCTGATGGGGAATCTTCTTATCTTCATGGCCATCGCCTTcgaccaccaccttcacacccccatgtacttcttcctgatgaatctgtccatctTAGACgttggctccatctctgtcactgtccccaaatccatggccaactccctcatgaacaccaggtccatttcctatgctggatgtTTTGCCCAAGTCTTTTTCCTCACCTTCTTCGTGACAGCGGATTTTTCCCTTCTCATTGTCATGGCGTATGACCGATATgttgccatctgccaaccactgcactacgaCACAATGATGAACagcagagcttgtgtccaaatggcagctggtgcctggatcagtgGAATTCTACACTCTGTACTACACACTGGGAACACGTTTGCATtgaccttctgtggaggcaacatggtggatcaattcttctgtgaaatcccccagctactGAAGCTCACCTGCTCTGACTCCTATCTGAGGGAAGTTAGGGTTCTTGCATTTACTGTGTTTTTAGTCTtaggctgctttgtttttatgattGTGTCCTATGTAAAGCTCTTCAAATCAGTGCTCAGAATTCCCTCTGAGCAGGGAcgacataaagccttctccacctgccttcctcacctcactgtggtctccttgtttgtttgcactgtggcctttgcctacctgaaacccacctAA